In the genome of Mycobacterium kansasii ATCC 12478, one region contains:
- the glnX gene encoding protein kinase G-activating protein GlnX, with product MTVELAHPSTEPLGLRSPAEPAHPRWWFVSTTPGRILTIGIVLAALGVSSAFATSTTINHRQQVLTTVLEHTEPLSFAAGRLYTTLSVADAAAATAFIAQAEPRAVRLRYEQAITDAAVAVTRASSGLTDESLVQLLGRINAELAVYTGLIEIARTNNRAGNPVGSSYLSEASGLMQTTILPDAQQLYQATSERVDTETTASTQIPAPVILVVTTTVVFGAFSHRWLARRTRRRINPGLIVGALGILVMVVWVGTALTISTAASRSAKDTAAESLKTVTNLAITAQQARADETLSLIRRGDEEIRKQSFYQRIEAMHHQLDDYMARRDAVDKPDLQGADQLLVRWQQANDRINSYISVGNYRAAIQVALGKGEDDATPAFDKLDEALTKAMEQSRNRLRNDVLNARRGLAGAQVGGVVLSVGAAIAVALGLWPRLKEYR from the coding sequence GTGACGGTTGAGCTGGCGCACCCGTCGACCGAGCCGCTGGGTTTGCGGTCGCCCGCCGAACCGGCCCATCCGCGCTGGTGGTTCGTCTCGACCACACCCGGACGGATCCTGACCATCGGCATCGTGCTGGCAGCTCTGGGCGTGTCCAGCGCGTTCGCCACGTCGACGACGATCAACCACCGCCAGCAAGTGCTGACCACCGTGCTGGAACATACCGAGCCGCTGTCGTTTGCGGCCGGACGGCTCTACACCACGCTGTCGGTGGCCGACGCCGCGGCAGCCACCGCGTTCATCGCCCAGGCCGAACCCCGCGCCGTCCGGCTGCGCTACGAGCAGGCCATCACCGACGCGGCGGTGGCGGTGACCCGCGCATCGAGTGGGCTCACCGATGAGTCGTTGGTGCAATTGCTGGGCCGGATCAACGCTGAACTGGCGGTCTATACCGGCCTCATCGAGATCGCACGCACCAACAACCGGGCGGGTAACCCGGTCGGATCGTCGTACCTGTCGGAGGCATCGGGGCTGATGCAGACGACGATCCTGCCCGATGCACAACAGCTGTACCAGGCGACGTCGGAACGGGTCGACACGGAAACCACCGCATCCACCCAGATCCCGGCACCGGTGATCCTGGTCGTCACCACCACGGTGGTCTTCGGCGCCTTCTCGCATCGCTGGCTGGCCCGGCGCACCCGCAGACGGATCAATCCGGGTCTGATCGTCGGTGCGCTCGGTATTCTTGTCATGGTGGTCTGGGTCGGAACCGCGTTGACAATCTCTACGGCCGCCAGCCGTAGCGCCAAAGACACGGCGGCGGAGTCGCTCAAGACCGTCACCAACCTGGCGATCACCGCCCAGCAGGCGCGAGCCGACGAGACGCTGTCCCTGATCCGGCGCGGCGACGAAGAGATCCGCAAGCAGTCGTTCTATCAGCGCATCGAGGCCATGCACCACCAGCTCGACGACTACATGGCCCGCCGCGACGCCGTCGACAAACCCGATCTGCAGGGCGCCGATCAGCTGCTGGTCCGCTGGCAGCAGGCCAACGACCGGATCAACTCCTACATTTCGGTCGGCAACTATCGCGCCGCCATCCAGGTTGCGTTGGGCAAGGGCGAGGACGACGCCACGCCCGCGTTCGACAAGCTCGATGAAGCCCTGACCAAAGCAATGGAGCAAAGCCGTAACCGCCTGCGCAACGACGTCCTCAATGCGCGTCGGGGACTGGCCGGGGCCCAGGTGGGCGGGGTGGTGCTCAGTGTGGGCGCAGCCATTGCGGTCGCACTCGGACTGTGGCCCAGGCTGAAAGAATACCGGTGA
- a CDS encoding NUDIX hydrolase encodes MQGDGDGWVVSDDGAHYWGRFGSAGLLLRAPLPDGGPAVLLQHRAVWSHQGGTWGLPGGARDSHETPEQTAVREAREEAGLAAQRLVVRSVLVTARPRGTAWTYTTVVADTDELLHTVPNRESAELRWVAEDDVTDLPLHPGFAASWQLLRTAPVTVPLHRGDERRRRLPCTVVIEDGVFVWCMPGDADLAPSQLSPRVSSLLEALT; translated from the coding sequence GTGCAGGGCGACGGGGACGGATGGGTGGTATCCGACGACGGCGCCCACTACTGGGGCCGATTCGGCTCGGCCGGGCTGCTGCTGCGCGCCCCGTTACCCGACGGCGGCCCCGCGGTGCTGCTGCAGCATCGGGCGGTGTGGAGCCATCAGGGTGGCACCTGGGGCTTGCCGGGCGGCGCCCGAGACAGCCATGAGACTCCGGAACAGACCGCGGTCCGCGAAGCTCGGGAAGAGGCGGGCCTGGCAGCCCAGCGCCTTGTCGTGCGGTCGGTGCTGGTGACGGCCCGTCCCCGGGGCACGGCCTGGACGTATACGACGGTCGTCGCCGACACCGACGAGTTGCTGCACACCGTGCCCAACCGGGAAAGCGCCGAGCTGCGTTGGGTTGCCGAGGACGACGTGACCGACCTGCCGCTGCATCCCGGATTCGCCGCCAGCTGGCAGCTGCTGCGCACCGCCCCGGTCACCGTGCCGCTGCACCGGGGCGACGAACGCCGGCGACGCCTGCCGTGCACGGTGGTAATCGAGGACGGAGTTTTCGTGTGGTGCATGCCGGGCGACGCGGACCTGGCGCCGTCGCAGCTGAGCCCTCGGGTCAGCTCGCTGCTGGAAGCGCTGACCTGA
- the thiE gene encoding thiamine phosphate synthase: protein MARLAEARLYLCTDARRERGDLAEFADAALAGGVDIIQLRDKGSAAEQRLGPLEALDELAACEILVDAARRHGALFAVNDRADIAAAAGADVLHLGQRDLPSSIAREIVGPGVLIGRSTHDRDQVAAAAVGDADYFCAGPCWPTPTKPGRPAPGLDLVRAAAAIGGDKPWFAIGGIDAPRLPEVIAAGARRIVVVRAITAADDPKAAAQQLRSALPAAS from the coding sequence CTGGCTCGTCTAGCCGAGGCGAGGCTCTATTTGTGTACCGACGCCCGTCGGGAGCGCGGCGACTTGGCCGAGTTCGCCGACGCCGCGCTGGCCGGCGGCGTCGACATCATCCAGCTGCGGGACAAGGGCTCGGCCGCAGAACAGCGGCTCGGCCCGCTGGAGGCACTCGACGAGCTGGCCGCCTGCGAAATCCTCGTCGACGCGGCCCGCCGGCACGGCGCCCTGTTCGCGGTCAACGACCGGGCCGACATCGCTGCGGCCGCCGGCGCCGACGTGCTGCACCTGGGCCAGCGCGACCTGCCGTCGAGCATCGCGCGGGAGATCGTCGGGCCCGGCGTGCTGATCGGCCGGTCCACCCACGACCGCGACCAGGTTGCCGCGGCCGCCGTCGGGGATGCCGACTACTTCTGCGCCGGACCTTGCTGGCCCACCCCGACCAAGCCGGGGCGTCCGGCACCGGGGCTGGACCTGGTGCGGGCCGCCGCCGCGATCGGTGGCGACAAACCGTGGTTTGCGATCGGCGGCATCGATGCGCCACGCCTGCCCGAAGTCATTGCTGCCGGTGCCCGCCGGATCGTGGTGGTGCGCGCCATCACGGCGGCCGACGACCCGAAGGCCGCCGCCCAGCAGCTCAGGTCAGCGCTTCCAGCAGCGAGCTGA
- the thiO gene encoding glycine oxidase ThiO, protein MSAPTPAGSLAVIGGGVIGLSVARRAARAGWSVRVHRGGEHGASWVAGGMIAPHSEGWPGEERLLRLGLESLRLWHDGGFLDGLPSHVVTARESLVVAVDRADVADLRTVADWLSQQGHPVVWESAARDVEPLLAQGIRHGFRAPTELAVDNRALLDALTVDCERLGVAWAAPVTGLSDAEGDVVVIANGIDAPALWPGLPVRPVKGEVLRLRWRKGCMPLPRRVIRARVHGRQVYLVPRADGVVVGATQYEHGRDTAPVVSGVRDLLDDACAVLPVLGEYELAECSAGLRPMTPDNLPIVQRLDARTLVAAGHGRSGFLLAPWTAEQIMCELAAVGASA, encoded by the coding sequence ATGTCAGCACCCACACCCGCGGGGTCATTGGCCGTAATCGGCGGCGGCGTCATCGGGTTGTCGGTGGCGCGCCGGGCGGCCCGGGCCGGATGGTCGGTGCGGGTGCATCGCGGCGGCGAGCACGGCGCATCGTGGGTCGCCGGCGGCATGATCGCCCCGCACAGTGAAGGCTGGCCCGGCGAGGAGCGGTTGTTGCGGCTCGGGCTGGAGTCGCTGCGGCTGTGGCACGACGGCGGTTTCCTGGACGGGCTGCCGTCACACGTGGTCACCGCCCGCGAGTCGCTGGTGGTGGCCGTCGACCGGGCCGACGTCGCCGACCTGCGTACCGTCGCGGACTGGTTGTCGCAGCAGGGGCACCCGGTGGTGTGGGAGTCGGCCGCACGCGACGTCGAACCCCTGCTGGCACAGGGCATCCGGCACGGCTTCCGGGCTCCCACCGAACTGGCGGTGGACAACCGCGCATTGCTCGACGCGCTGACCGTGGACTGTGAGCGACTCGGCGTCGCCTGGGCTGCTCCGGTGACCGGCTTGTCCGACGCCGAGGGTGACGTGGTGGTCATCGCCAACGGCATCGACGCTCCCGCGTTGTGGCCCGGGCTGCCGGTGCGCCCGGTGAAGGGCGAGGTGTTGCGGCTGCGCTGGCGGAAAGGCTGTATGCCGTTGCCGCGCAGAGTGATTCGCGCCCGGGTCCATGGCCGTCAGGTGTATCTGGTGCCGCGGGCGGACGGGGTGGTGGTGGGCGCCACCCAGTACGAACACGGCCGCGACACCGCGCCGGTGGTGTCGGGCGTGCGTGACCTGCTCGACGACGCGTGCGCGGTGCTGCCGGTCCTGGGTGAGTACGAATTGGCCGAGTGCTCGGCGGGACTGCGGCCGATGACCCCCGACAACCTGCCGATCGTGCAGCGCCTCGACGCGCGGACGCTGGTCGCCGCCGGCCATGGGCGATCGGGATTCCTGTTGGCGCCGTGGACGGCCGAGCAGATTATGTGCGAACTCGCTGCGGTCGGAGCGAGCGCATGA
- the thiS gene encoding sulfur carrier protein ThiS, with the protein MIVVVNEQQVEVDEQTTVAALLQSLGFPDRGVAVALDCALLPRSDWATMLSEGDRLEVVTAVQGG; encoded by the coding sequence ATGATCGTCGTCGTCAACGAGCAGCAGGTGGAGGTCGACGAGCAGACCACCGTTGCCGCGCTGCTGCAGTCGCTGGGTTTCCCGGACCGCGGCGTTGCGGTGGCCCTGGACTGCGCGCTGCTTCCTCGATCTGACTGGGCGACAATGCTTTCCGAAGGTGATCGGCTCGAGGTGGTGACGGCGGTGCAGGGTGGTTGA
- a CDS encoding thiazole synthase: protein MGTGGASNLAVLQEALVASGTELTTVAIRRVDAEGGTGLLDLLNRLGITPLPNTAGCRSAAEAVLTAQLAREALDTNWVKLEVIADERTLLPDAIELVRAAEQLVDDGFVVLPYTNDDPVLARRLEDAGCAAVMPLGSPIGTGLGITNPHNIEMIVAQAGVPVVLDAGIGTASDAALAMELGCDAVLLATAVTRAADPPAMAAAMAAAVTAGHLARRAGRIPKRFWAQASSPEL from the coding sequence ATGGGCACCGGGGGAGCGTCGAATCTGGCGGTGCTGCAAGAGGCGTTGGTCGCCTCGGGCACCGAGCTGACCACCGTGGCGATACGCCGGGTCGACGCCGAGGGCGGAACCGGTCTGCTCGACCTGCTCAACCGGCTGGGCATTACGCCGCTGCCCAACACCGCGGGGTGCCGAAGTGCCGCCGAGGCGGTGCTGACCGCGCAGCTCGCCCGCGAGGCGCTGGACACCAACTGGGTCAAGCTGGAGGTGATCGCCGACGAGCGCACCCTGCTACCCGACGCCATCGAATTAGTCAGGGCCGCAGAGCAATTGGTGGACGACGGGTTTGTGGTGCTGCCCTACACCAATGACGACCCGGTGCTGGCCCGCCGCCTCGAGGACGCCGGATGCGCGGCGGTGATGCCGCTGGGCTCACCGATCGGCACCGGCCTCGGCATCACCAACCCGCACAACATCGAGATGATCGTGGCGCAGGCCGGTGTTCCGGTGGTCCTCGACGCGGGCATCGGCACCGCCAGCGATGCGGCGCTGGCAATGGAATTGGGGTGCGACGCGGTGTTGTTGGCCACCGCCGTGACCCGGGCCGCAGATCCCCCGGCGATGGCCGCCGCGATGGCCGCGGCCGTCACCGCCGGCCATCTGGCGCGTCGTGCCGGCAGGATCCCGAAACGCTTTTGGGCACAGGCCTCCAGCCCCGAGCTATGA
- a CDS encoding SGNH/GDSL hydrolase family protein — protein sequence MTGRDKRYVALGSSMAAGPGIRPRADGAPWRSGRSARNYPHLVAEQQRLKLVDVTYSGATTANVLGDHQHGAPPQITALDGSESLVTVTIGGNDVGYIPLLMAAALPRPARRLPLLGAWIAELLDRNSRDQALAQVFDSLCEVGRSLRRRAPRSRVLFVDYLTLLPPAGVPAPPLSAAHSELGRHVAATLERLTADAAALTGCEVVRAAAASRDHHAWSPEPWTEKPARFGVPLPARPAPLHPNAAGMRAVAKLVAAQL from the coding sequence ATGACCGGACGCGACAAACGTTATGTGGCGCTTGGCAGTTCGATGGCTGCCGGTCCAGGCATCCGGCCCCGCGCGGACGGCGCGCCGTGGCGATCCGGCCGATCGGCCCGCAACTACCCGCACCTGGTCGCCGAACAACAACGCCTGAAGTTGGTGGACGTCACCTACTCCGGCGCCACCACCGCCAATGTGCTCGGTGATCACCAGCACGGCGCGCCACCCCAGATAACTGCGCTGGACGGCTCGGAGTCGTTGGTCACGGTCACCATCGGCGGCAACGACGTCGGCTACATTCCGCTACTGATGGCCGCGGCGTTACCGCGACCGGCGCGGCGCCTGCCGCTGCTCGGCGCGTGGATAGCCGAACTGCTGGACCGTAACTCCCGCGATCAGGCCCTGGCCCAGGTATTCGATTCGCTGTGCGAGGTCGGTCGTTCGTTACGGCGGCGGGCGCCGCGGTCGCGGGTACTCTTCGTCGACTACCTCACGCTGTTGCCCCCGGCGGGCGTGCCGGCTCCGCCGCTGTCCGCGGCGCACAGCGAACTCGGCCGCCACGTCGCCGCAACACTGGAACGGCTTACCGCCGACGCCGCCGCGCTCACCGGTTGTGAGGTCGTGCGCGCCGCGGCGGCCAGCCGCGACCACCACGCATGGTCGCCCGAGCCGTGGACGGAAAAGCCTGCGCGGTTCGGGGTGCCGCTACCGGCGCGGCCGGCGCCGCTGCACCCCAATGCCGCCGGGATGCGCGCGGTGGCGAAACTCGTTGCGGCCCAACTGTAA
- a CDS encoding CD225/dispanin family protein — protein MTQPPPPGYPPQQPPAGQQPDNYLVWSILVTLFCCLPLGIVAIVKSTQVSGLWAQGRYAEAQAAADSAKKFVMWSAIAGVVVIVIYGILMAVGALNTGTSSAAMLVGMF, from the coding sequence ATGACACAACCACCACCGCCTGGTTACCCGCCGCAGCAGCCACCTGCCGGGCAACAACCTGACAACTACTTGGTGTGGTCCATTCTGGTGACGTTGTTCTGCTGTCTTCCGCTTGGGATCGTTGCGATCGTCAAGTCCACGCAGGTCAGTGGGCTGTGGGCACAGGGGCGCTATGCAGAGGCCCAGGCGGCCGCCGACAGTGCCAAGAAGTTCGTGATGTGGTCGGCTATCGCAGGTGTGGTCGTGATCGTCATCTACGGCATCTTGATGGCGGTCGGCGCGCTGAACACCGGGACCTCGAGCGCGGCCATGCTCGTGGGGATGTTTTAA
- a CDS encoding DUF2752 domain-containing protein: MVTHQGSVPLRLGAPLLVAAATMSVCAVIWVGDPTTPNGPLPVCPTKALLGIDCPGCGSLRMLYSLLHGNLLAAARFNALGLAAVVLLVWAYLAWTYGRLVGRRIRGWQRSRWAALVTLSLVLVWFVVRNIPVAPFSALFV, translated from the coding sequence ATGGTGACCCACCAAGGGTCGGTGCCGTTGCGGTTGGGTGCGCCACTGCTGGTGGCCGCGGCCACCATGTCGGTGTGCGCCGTTATCTGGGTGGGTGACCCGACAACGCCGAACGGTCCGCTGCCGGTATGCCCCACCAAGGCATTGCTGGGAATAGATTGCCCCGGTTGTGGCAGCCTGCGAATGTTGTACAGCCTGCTGCACGGCAATCTGTTGGCCGCCGCCAGATTCAACGCTCTCGGCCTGGCGGCGGTGGTGCTCTTGGTGTGGGCCTACCTGGCGTGGACTTATGGTCGCCTGGTAGGCCGGCGAATACGCGGGTGGCAGCGCAGTCGCTGGGCAGCCCTGGTGACGCTGTCGCTGGTGCTGGTCTGGTTCGTGGTGCGCAACATCCCGGTTGCGCCGTTCAGCGCTTTGTTCGTCTGA
- a CDS encoding M28 family metallopeptidase: MANKSRTPAISVVVVIALLVVGCVHSSGCPQAFTGNPAAAEFADALHNRVHTEAMMAHLAKLQDIANANNGTRAVGTPGYEASVDYVVNTLRNSGFDVQTPEFSARVFHAEKGSVTVGGLTVEAHALEYSLGTAPDGVSGPLLSVPTDDSPGCTAADYDKLPARGAVALVDRGSCEFAQKEDVAAQQGVAALIIVDNVDEQSMGGTLGVNTDVKIPVVGVTKSVGMQLRGKSGPTTVKLTASTQSFKARNVIAQTKTGSTTDVVMAGAHLDSVAEGPGINDNGSGVAAVLETAVQLGNSPQVHNAVRFGFWGAEELGLIGSRNYVESLNIDALKNIALYLNFDMLASPNPGYFTYDGDQSLPLDSRGQPVVPEGSAGIERLLVAYLKLAGKTAQDTAFDGRSDYDGFTLAGIPSGGLFAGAEVKKTDEQAKLWGGTANEPFDPNYHQKGDTLEHIDRTALGIQGAGVAYAVGLYAQDLTGRNGVPPIEDRTRHVLVKP; this comes from the coding sequence ATGGCGAACAAATCAAGGACCCCGGCAATATCCGTGGTAGTGGTCATTGCCCTGCTGGTGGTCGGTTGTGTTCATTCGTCGGGCTGTCCCCAGGCCTTTACCGGCAATCCGGCCGCGGCCGAGTTCGCCGACGCGTTGCACAACCGGGTGCATACCGAAGCGATGATGGCGCATCTGGCCAAACTGCAGGACATCGCCAACGCCAACAACGGCACCCGGGCGGTAGGCACCCCGGGCTACGAGGCCAGCGTCGACTACGTCGTCAACACCTTGCGCAACAGCGGTTTTGACGTGCAGACACCCGAGTTTTCGGCCCGCGTGTTCCACGCTGAGAAGGGGTCGGTGACCGTCGGTGGCCTGACCGTGGAGGCACACGCGCTGGAGTACAGTCTCGGCACCGCCCCGGACGGGGTCAGCGGACCGTTGCTGTCGGTTCCTACCGACGACAGCCCGGGCTGCACCGCAGCCGACTACGACAAACTGCCCGCAAGGGGTGCGGTGGCGCTGGTGGACCGTGGCAGCTGCGAGTTCGCCCAGAAAGAGGACGTCGCGGCCCAGCAGGGCGTCGCTGCGCTGATCATCGTCGACAACGTCGACGAGCAGTCGATGGGCGGCACACTGGGGGTCAACACCGACGTCAAGATCCCGGTCGTCGGTGTCACCAAGTCGGTGGGCATGCAGCTGCGCGGGAAGTCCGGGCCGACAACCGTCAAACTCACTGCGAGCACCCAGAGTTTCAAGGCGCGCAACGTCATCGCGCAGACGAAAACCGGGTCCACCACCGATGTGGTGATGGCAGGCGCCCATTTGGACAGCGTGGCCGAGGGTCCCGGTATCAACGACAACGGCTCCGGGGTGGCCGCAGTTCTGGAAACCGCAGTGCAACTGGGCAACTCGCCACAGGTGCACAACGCGGTGCGGTTCGGATTCTGGGGTGCCGAGGAGCTGGGGCTGATCGGTTCCCGCAATTATGTCGAGTCGCTCAATATCGACGCGCTGAAGAACATCGCGCTCTATCTGAACTTCGACATGCTGGCCTCCCCCAATCCGGGCTACTTCACCTATGACGGAGACCAGTCGCTGCCACTGGACAGCCGTGGCCAGCCAGTAGTGCCGGAAGGCTCGGCCGGAATCGAACGGCTGCTCGTCGCGTATTTGAAGTTGGCCGGCAAGACCGCGCAGGACACGGCGTTCGACGGTCGTTCCGACTATGACGGATTCACCTTGGCGGGGATCCCGTCGGGCGGGCTCTTCGCCGGCGCGGAGGTCAAGAAGACCGACGAGCAGGCAAAGCTCTGGGGCGGCACCGCAAACGAGCCTTTTGATCCCAACTATCACCAAAAGGGGGACACCTTAGAGCACATTGACCGCACGGCGCTGGGCATTCAGGGCGCCGGTGTCGCCTACGCCGTGGGCCTGTACGCGCAGGACCTGACCGGCCGTAACGGTGTTCCCCCGATAGAGGATCGCACCCGTCACGTGCTCGTCAAGCCATGA